The following nucleotide sequence is from Armatimonadota bacterium.
CCCAACGCATTCGCAACCGGCCGCAATCCCGAAAATGCGGCTGTCGCGGTAACCGAGGGACTTCTCAGAATACTTGACCGTGATGAGGTTGAAGGTGTGCTCGCTCATGAATTGGCACACGTTAAGAACAGAGATATCTTAATTTCAACGATTGCTGCTACATTGGCCGGAGCAATCATGATGCTCGCAAACATGGCTCGCTGGGCAGCAATTTTTGGCGGTATGGGTCGGTCGGATGATAATAGAAATGGCGGTGGAGGACTAGCTCTTCTAATTACTGCTTTCATCGCACCCATCGCTGCGATGCTAATCCAATTGGCAATATCG
It contains:
- a CDS encoding M48 family metalloprotease, encoding MNSLKTGILLAALTILIVLVGGMVGGPRGTVWAFIFALAMNGLAYWYSDKIVLAMYGAKPISEAESPGLYSLIRRLTMEAGLPMPKLYIIPGEMPNAFATGRNPENAAVAVTEGLLRILDRDEVEGVLAHELAHVKNRDILISTIAATLAGAIMMLANMARWAAIFGGMGRSDDNRNGGGGLALLITAFIAPIAAMLIQLAIS